One window of Lacerta agilis isolate rLacAgi1 chromosome 14, rLacAgi1.pri, whole genome shotgun sequence genomic DNA carries:
- the LOC117059020 gene encoding C-type lectin BpLec-like produces the protein MGFTIKFCLCLGILVSSCFSGAKANSCPRDWMQNQGNCYAYFDYKMSWFEAEIECQSYGRGTHLASILTEKEAALVANHIATYQKNPGRVWIGLHDPRENGRWRWADESTYNYQNWYPNQPDNAGRAEYCVELRTSTGFKQWNDRPCSVQNSFICKQEL, from the exons ATGGGATTCACCATCAAGTTCTGCCTTTGCCTTGGAATTctggtctccagttgtttctCAGGAG CCAAGGCCAACTCCTGCCCCAGGGACTGGATGCAAAACCAGGGCAACTGCTATGCATATTTCGATTATAAGATGTCGTGGTTTGAAGCTGAG ATTGAGTGCCAGAGCTATGGCCGTGGGACCCATCTTGCCTCCATTCTCACTGAGAAAGAGGCAGCCTTGGTGGCCAATCACATTGCCACATACCAGAAAAACCCAGGTCGGGTCTGGATTGGGCTCCATGATCCCCGTGAG AATGGGCGTTGGAGGTGGGCTGACGAATCGACCTACAATTACCAAAACTGGTATCCAAATCAGCCAGACAACGCAGGCCGCGCAGAGTATTGTGTGGAACTGCGAACTAGCACAG GTTTTAAGCAGTGGAATGATAGACCCTGTAGCGTTCAGAACAGCTTCATCTGCAAACAAGAACTCTGA
- the LOC117058838 gene encoding ribonuclease pancreatic-like: protein MNTTKSSCWLLLRLALLLMVVLVQSSEGASYRDFANRHIDHPKTRANNNNAYCNLMMARRGLNRPVCKPTNTFINGSPRSVQGICGSGGTRFRGNLYTSRRRFRVVVCRSTGRFPNCNYRGRAQSKKVRVGCRNRLPVHLDKLV from the coding sequence ATGAACACCACCAAAAGTtcttgctggctgctgctgcgttTGGCCCTCCTCCTCATGGTTGTGCTGGTGCAATCCAGCGAAGGAGCAAGCTACCGGGATTTTGCGAACAGACACATTGATCATCCGAAAACCAGAgcgaacaacaacaatgcctacTGCAACCTGATGATGGCTCGGAGAGGACTGAACAGGCCGGTCTGCAAACCCACCAACACCTTCATCAATGGCAGCCCTCGTTCCGTCCAGGGAATCTGCGGCAGTGGGGGAACTCGCTTCCGGGGCAATTTGTATACCAGCAGGAGACGCTTCCGTGTGGTCGTCTGCCGCAGCACAGGAAGATTCCCCAACTGTAATTATCGTGGCAGGGCGCAGTCCAAGAAAGTCCGTGTGGGCTGCAGAAACAGACTGCCTGTTCACCTTGACAAACTGGTGTGA
- the LOC117057475 gene encoding ribonuclease pancreatic-like, which translates to MLVSKVSCSLLAHLAILLGFLMVQSCEGQSRLAFEWKHIDYPKSYPTSHPDTYCKRMMLQRGLTRYVCKDVNTFINYLPVNVIQVCRGRGIPHGSDTDSTYSFDMVICRYTGGPAPYDCRYSGTPAHLRIRVTCTGSYPTHYVTQMH; encoded by the coding sequence ATgctggtctccaaggtctccTGCTCATTGCTGGCTCATCTGGCCATCCTTCTTGGGTTTCTGATGGTGCAGTCGTGTGAAGGACAGTCCCGACTAGCTTTTGAGTGGAAGCACATTGATTATCCAAAAAGCTACCCAACTTCCCATCCAGACACCTACTGCAAGCGGATGATGCTTCAGAGAGGGTTGACTCGATATGTTTGCAAGGACGTAAATACCTTCATCAACTACCTCCCTGTAAATGTGATACAAGTTTGCAGAGGCAGAGGGATTCCCCATGGTAGTGACACTGATAGCACATACTCCTTCGATATGGTCATATGCAGATACACAGGTGGCCCGGCTCCTTATGACTGCAGGTACAGCGGCACACCCGCACACTTGCGCATTCGTGTGACCTGCACCGGCAGTTACCCAACACACTATGTGACTCAGATGCACTAG